The Kribbella amoyensis genomic sequence TCATCGCTCGTGCGGCTGTCAGTGCCGGATCGGCCACCGCGACGGTCGTATCGAGCGGCTGGGCCACCGACGGCTGACCGGCGAGCACCACCCCGCCGACGCTGACCGACACCGCGGCGACCGCCAACGACAGCGATCTCCCCTTGAAACGCATTCGCTCCCACTTCCCCAGCAGTTTTTCGGGCAAGGTGCTGAAGCTGAAGTCTGACTGACCAAGGGTGCGGTCCGCGTGTCGAGACCGCATGTTGCCACTCGGACTTCGCCGGATCGTCGGACAACATTTCCGTTGCCGGGTGTTCCGGACCGGTCCAATCGGGCAGACTGACCGGCGAAGCGTTCCACACTGTCCGTGATTCCACCGCCCCGTGGGAGATCCGCCGTGAGAGCTTTCCGCCCCGATCGTCGTACGTTCCGCCCCGTCCTGGTCCTTGGTGTCCTGCTGGCACTGCTCGGCGTCGGGATCACCCCCGCGCCCGCCGCGACCACGGCCAATCTCACCGTCGCGTCCGCCCTGCAACGACAGGACGGCTCCGTCGGCACGGTCGAGGGGTACGTGGTCGGACAGCCGACCGCGACCTCCACCGTCGTCCGCAGCTCCTTCCCGAACGACTACGCCCTGGCCCTCGCCGACAGCGCGAGCCAGACGAGTACGGGAAGCATGCTGTACGTCCAGATCCCGAGCGCCTTCCGCGCGCAGTACGGGCTCAAGTCGAACCCGGGGTTGATGGGCAAGAAGCTCACCGTCACCGGCACCCTGGCGGCGTACTTCTCGCACGCCGGGCTGAAGGACGGGACGGCGTTCAGCGGTGGGACCGGAGGTGGGACGGATCCCGGCCCGGATCCCGGCGACTACTACGCGAGCGCGATCGGCAAGACCGGGCCGGCGTTGAAGTCCGCGCTGCACTCGATCATCTCGAACCAGACCAAGCTCTCGTACGACCAGGTGTGGGACGCGCTCAAGGACACCGACCAGGACCCCGCGAACGCGAACAACGTGATCCTGCTCTACTCGGGCCGCTCGCAGAGCAAGTCGACCAACGGCGGCGGCGCCAACGACTGGAACCGCGAACACGTCTGGGCCAAGTCCCACGGCGATTTCGGCACCGCGACCGGCCCTGGTACCGACGTCCACCACCTCCGCCCCGAAGACGTGTCGGTCAACTCGGCTCGCGGGAACCTCGACTTCGACAACGGTGGATCCGCGGTCTCCGAGTGCTCGGGCTGCACGGTCGACGGCGACTCGTTCGCCCCGCGGGCCGCGGTACGCGGTGACGTGGCTCGGATGATCCTGTACATGGCGGTCCGATACGAAGGCGGCGACGGCTGGCCGAACCTCGAGCCGAACGACTCGGTGAACAACGGCTCCGCGCCGTACATGGGCAAGATCTCCGTCCTGAAAGCCTGGAGCGCCGCCGACCCGCCGGACGCCTTCGAGAAGCGCCGCAACCAGGTCATCTACGACAACTGGCAGCACAACCGGAACCCCTTCATCGACCACCCCGAATGGGTCACGTCCATCTGGCCGTGAGGCCGGTCGGCACGGCAACGGAGAAGCCCACCCGCGACTCCTCCGTCGCCGTGCTCTCGTAATGCGAGGTGGTCGGCGGACCCGGCGACGGTGTCGCGCGGCTCCTTCGTCGTCGCCGTCTCCGGTTCGATCGCGCTGGTCGGGTTCGGGCTCGACTCGGTCGTCGAGGTCGCCAGTGGGCTGATCATTCTCTGGCAGTTCCGCCACCCGGTTCCGGAATCGCGCGAGCGGCAGGCGCTTCGGGCCATCGCGATCTCCTTCTTGGCCCTGGCCGCCTACATCGCCGTCGAGTCCACGCGCGCTCTCATCACCCAGGACGCCCCGGACGGTTCGCGGGTCGGGATCGGGCTCACGATCGCCTCGCTTCTGATCATGCCGGTGCTCTCAACAGCCCAACGGCGGACCGGGCGGGCGCTCAACTCGAACGCGGTCGTTGCCGATGGCACGCAAACTCCGCTCTGTACCTACCTCTCGGCGGTACTCCTGCTCGGTCTGCTGCTGAACGCGACGCTCGGCTGGTTCTGGATCGACCCCGTCGCGGCTCTGATCATCGCGGTCGTCGCCGCCCGCGAAGGCGTCCAGGCCTGGCAGGGCAAAGGCTGCTGCTCGACCCGGCGACGCCGACTGCTGCTGAGCCTGGCGGCTGTTCCAGTACTGGTGATCGGTCAGTACGACCTGCAAAGTTGTGCCGTACCTCTGTCGCCGGCCGGCCGGGCGTGCGCTGCGTCGGCGCAGCGACTCACGGTGAGGCGTGGAGTATCCGATCGATGGCGGGTTCGAGCGCCTGGATCAGCTCGTCCCCGATCGCGAGGGCATCGGCGACGTCGGCAGCACTGACGGTTTCGGCCCGATACTCGGCACCGTGGCGAACGTAGCGCAGCTGGCCTGCGTCGGTGACGATCTGACGGCCACCGAAGGTGGCCGCGATCGCTCCCGCGGCCGCGAAAGTCGCAACGTGGGCGGACTGGCCTTTCGGCCGAAGACCGGTGGCCATCACCAGCGCGAGGCAGGTCTTGCGGCATGCGTCGTAGGCCAGTTGGAACGCGCCTTCGGGATCGTCGGCGTCGGCACCTGCGGCTGCTGTACGCAGGTGGTTGCCCGCCTGCCGCAGGAGGTTTGCGACAACCTCCTGGTCGGCCAAGACGCGCTCGATCTCACCTGCACTGATCAGGCTCGCGATCGTCGCCTGGGCTGCTGCGTTCACTTTTCGGCTCCGCTGTTGTCAAGGACGGTCAGGTGAGGGCTGCTGTGCACGTTCCGGAGAAAACCGGTGGATTGCCCGGCCCAGTCCTCCGG encodes the following:
- a CDS encoding endonuclease produces the protein MRAFRPDRRTFRPVLVLGVLLALLGVGITPAPAATTANLTVASALQRQDGSVGTVEGYVVGQPTATSTVVRSSFPNDYALALADSASQTSTGSMLYVQIPSAFRAQYGLKSNPGLMGKKLTVTGTLAAYFSHAGLKDGTAFSGGTGGGTDPGPDPGDYYASAIGKTGPALKSALHSIISNQTKLSYDQVWDALKDTDQDPANANNVILLYSGRSQSKSTNGGGANDWNREHVWAKSHGDFGTATGPGTDVHHLRPEDVSVNSARGNLDFDNGGSAVSECSGCTVDGDSFAPRAAVRGDVARMILYMAVRYEGGDGWPNLEPNDSVNNGSAPYMGKISVLKAWSAADPPDAFEKRRNQVIYDNWQHNRNPFIDHPEWVTSIWP
- a CDS encoding cation transporter yields the protein MSRGSFVVAVSGSIALVGFGLDSVVEVASGLIILWQFRHPVPESRERQALRAIAISFLALAAYIAVESTRALITQDAPDGSRVGIGLTIASLLIMPVLSTAQRRTGRALNSNAVVADGTQTPLCTYLSAVLLLGLLLNATLGWFWIDPVAALIIAVVAAREGVQAWQGKGCCSTRRRRLLLSLAAVPVLVIGQYDLQSCAVPLSPAGRACAASAQRLTVRRGVSDRWRVRAPGSARPRSRGHRRRRQH